Proteins encoded by one window of Channa argus isolate prfri chromosome 1, Channa argus male v1.0, whole genome shotgun sequence:
- the LOC137137723 gene encoding oncoprotein-induced transcript 3 protein-like gives MFFIEVADWNYDNMSYVCLSFYPVPVQCDSSSITVSVPKDLVGGLELSLSNSSCRGVSNGTHINLSFSLKTCGTVVEVTDNKIVGTNLVTGLPRSNPDSSRDLIVRTSKLLLPVTCEFPREYQVSDGYQASLRSSAMELAGHSEGVFPFSLELFKNAEFSEPYSTPPQLRLHDSLFFGVEPKERVEGLSAQGESCFATPRPKADQALKYYLIKDGCISDETVTQYSSKDQLSKHYQVPVFKFIGKDNRQVFLHCQVLVCGANDFRCAQSCRGRVRREVHTQEHQEGHMLSGGPIFILP, from the exons ATGTTTTTCATTGAAGTAGCTGATTGGAACTATGATAACATGTCATATGTTTGCCTTTCTTTTTATCCAGTGCCAGTCCAGTGTGATTCCAGCTCTATTACAGTGTCAGTTCCTAAGGACCTGGTAGGGGGACTGGAGCTTTCCCTGTCCAACTCATCTTGTCGAGGTGTCTCCAACGGCACACACATCAACCTCAGCTTTAGCTTGAAGACCTGTGGCACAGTGGTGGAG GTGACAGATAACAAGATTGTGGGGACCAACCTTGTGACAGGCCTTCCCAGAAGCAACCCAGACAGCAGCAGAGACTTGATAGTCCGCACCAGCAAGTTATTGCTCCCGGTCACCTGTGAGTTCCCGAGGGAATACCAGGTTTCAGACGGCTATCAAGCAAGTCTGCGCAGCTCAGCCATGGAGCTGGCAGGCCACAGTGAAGGAGTTTTCCCCTTTTCCCTGGAGCTCTTCAAGAACGCAGAGTTTTCAGAGCCCTACAGCACCCCACCCCAACTCCGACTACATGACTCACTGTTCTTCGGAGTGGAGCCCAAGGAGCGGGTGGAGGGCCTCTCTGCTCAGGGGGAGAGCTGCTTCGCTACACCGAGGCCTAAAGCTGACCAGGCCCTCAAGTATTACCTCATCAAAGATGG GTGCATCTCTGATGAAACAGTGACACAGTACTCATCAAAGGACCAGCTCTCTAAGCACTACCAGGTCCCTGTCTTCAAGTTCATTGGCAAGGACAACCGG caagTGTTCCTCCACTGCCAGGTGTTAGTATGTGGGGCAAACGACTTCCGCTGTGCTCAGAGTTGTCGAGGACGTGTCCGGCGGGAGGTTCACACCCAAGAACATCAGGAGGGGCACATGCTGAGTGGAGGCCCCATCTTCATCCTGCCCTAG
- the LOC137137715 gene encoding group XIIB secretory phospholipase A2-like protein, with amino-acid sequence MLFQTVVLLLLCVSTGPCANLGNYQRQSNEEEGTAADPAAVSEVLVAASSVDAAKKDVAAADAQVGESPAADKPAANAQSADKLPAQMLMDSAAEKPEGDDLITNGGAAEDRETESDRATTEALAEVAVTREETSFEEEWNEIGSVKTSQSLDRPLAHKDDRSWSLNSIRNCLKTMLGYFDSLVELFGGFDGVCEYRCKNEEPPEPRPGYQLPEPNGCSSSLMGFQTDLGIPAMTKCCNELDICYDTCGTSKYNCDSKFRLCLYSICSELKKSLGFVSKVQGNIFKYLELITTPVVGCGL; translated from the exons ATGCTGTTTCAGACTGTGGTCCTGCTTCTCCTGTGTGTCTCCACGGGACCGTGTGCAAATTTAGGCAACTACCAGAGGCAATCAAATGAGGAGGAGGGCACTGCTGCAGACCCAGCTGCTGTCAGTGAGGTTCTTGTAGCAGCTTCCTCAGTTGATGCAGCTAAAAAAGATGTAGCTGCTGCAGATGCCCAAGTAGGTGAATCACCTGCAGCTGACAAACCGGCAGCTAATGCACAGTCTGCTGACAAACTACCAGCTCAAATGCTTATGGATTCAGCAGCTGAGAAACCTGAAGGAGATGATCTCATAACAAATGGTGGTGCAGCTGAAGAtcgagagacagagagtgataGGGCTACTACAGAAGCTCTTGCCGAAGTAGCTGTTACCCGGGAGGAAACTTCCTTTGAGGAGGAGTGGAATGAAATCGGATCAGTCAAGACCAGCCAGTCCCTGGACAGACCCTTGGCACATAAAGATGATAGAAGTTGGAGCCTTAACTCAATTAGAAATTGTTTGAAAACTATGCTTGGATATTTTGACTCCCTGGTGGAGCTGTTTGGGGGATTCGATGGTGTGTGTGAGTACCGCTGCAAAAATG AAGAACCTCCTGAACCTCGACCTGGCTACCAGCTCCCAGAACCCAACGGCTGCAGCTCATCTCTAATGGGATTCCAG ACTGACCTGGGGATCCCTGCTATGACAAAGTGCTGTAATGAGCTTGACATCTGCTATGACACATGTGGCACAAGCAAGTACAACTGTGACTCCAAGTTTCGATTGTGTCTGTATAGCATCTGCTCTGAACTTAAGAAGAGCCTGGGCTTTGTTTCAAAAGTTCAAggtaatatatttaaatatttagagtTAATTACTACTCCTGTTGTTGGCTGTGGGCTTTag
- the LOC137137707 gene encoding group XIIB secretory phospholipase A2-like protein isoform X2 produces MLFQTVVLLLLCVSMGTCATLGNYQRQSAEEEGPVMPSAAVTEGVVTAATVDAAKKDVAAADAQVGDSPAADKPPANAQSADKLPAQMLMDSAAEKPEGDDLRTNGGAAEERGTESNRAATEALAEVAVTQEEASFEEEWNEIRSVKTNRSLDRPLAHEDDSSWSLNSIRNSLQTMHGYFDSLVELVGGHNGVCEYRCKNEPPEPRPGYQLPEPNGCSTSLVGFQLDLGIPAMTKCCNELDICYDTCGTSKYNCDSKFRLCLYSICSELKKSLGFVSKVQACESMADALYNTVWSLGCRPYMNSQRAACVCKGEERDEL; encoded by the exons ATGCTGTTTCAGACTGTGgtcctgctcctcctgtgtGTCTCCATGGGCACGTGTGCAACTTTAGGCAACTACCAGAGGCAATCAGCCGAGGAGGAGGGCCCTGTTATGCCCTCAGCTGCTGTTACCGAGGGTGTTGTAACAGCTGCCACAGTAGATGCAGCTAAAAAAGATGTAGCTGCTGCAGATGCCCAAGTAGGTGATTCACCTGCAGCTGACAAACCGCCAGCTAATGCACAGTCTGCTGACAAACTACCAGCTCAAATGCTTATGGATTCAGCAGCTGAGAAACCTGAAGGAGATGATCTCAGAACAAATGGTGGTGCAGCTGAAGAGCGAGGGACAGAGAGTAATAGGGCTGCTACAGAAGCTCTTGCCGAAGTAGCTGTTACCCAGGAGGAAGCTTCCTTTGAGGAGGAGTGGAATGAAATCAGATCAGTCAAGACCAATCGGTCCCTGGACAGACCCTTGGCACATGAAGATGATAGCAGTTGGAGCCTTAACTCAATTAGAAATAGTTTGCAAACTATGCACGGATACTTTGACTCCCTGGTGGAGCTGGTGGGGGGACACAATGGTGTGTGTGAGTACCGCTGCAAAAATG AACCTCCTGAACCTCGACCTGGCTACCAGCTCCCAGAACCCAACGGCTGCAGCACTTCTCTAGTGGGATTCCAG CTTGACCTGGGGATCCCTGCTATGACAAAGTGCTGTAATGAGCTTGACATCTGCTATGACACATGTGGCACAAGCAAGTACAACTGTGACTCCAAGTTTCGATTGTGTCTGTATAGCATCTGCTCTGAACTTAAGAAGAGCCTGGGCTTTGTTTCAAAAGTTCAAg CCTGTGAGTCGATGGCAGATGCTCTCTACAACACAGTGTGGTCTTTGGGTTGTAGGCCTTACATGAACAGCCAGAGGGCAGCGTGTGTCTGcaagggagaggagagggatgAACTGTGA
- the LOC137137707 gene encoding group XIIB secretory phospholipase A2-like protein isoform X1: MLFQTVVLLLLCVSMGTCATLGNYQRQSAEEEGPVMPSAAVTEGVVTAATVDAAKKDVAAADAQVGDSPAADKPPANAQSADKLPAQMLMDSAAEKPEGDDLRTNGGAAEERGTESNRAATEALAEVAVTQEEASFEEEWNEIRSVKTNRSLDRPLAHEDDSSWSLNSIRNSLQTMHGYFDSLVELVGGHNGVCEYRCKNEEPPEPRPGYQLPEPNGCSTSLVGFQLDLGIPAMTKCCNELDICYDTCGTSKYNCDSKFRLCLYSICSELKKSLGFVSKVQACESMADALYNTVWSLGCRPYMNSQRAACVCKGEERDEL; this comes from the exons ATGCTGTTTCAGACTGTGgtcctgctcctcctgtgtGTCTCCATGGGCACGTGTGCAACTTTAGGCAACTACCAGAGGCAATCAGCCGAGGAGGAGGGCCCTGTTATGCCCTCAGCTGCTGTTACCGAGGGTGTTGTAACAGCTGCCACAGTAGATGCAGCTAAAAAAGATGTAGCTGCTGCAGATGCCCAAGTAGGTGATTCACCTGCAGCTGACAAACCGCCAGCTAATGCACAGTCTGCTGACAAACTACCAGCTCAAATGCTTATGGATTCAGCAGCTGAGAAACCTGAAGGAGATGATCTCAGAACAAATGGTGGTGCAGCTGAAGAGCGAGGGACAGAGAGTAATAGGGCTGCTACAGAAGCTCTTGCCGAAGTAGCTGTTACCCAGGAGGAAGCTTCCTTTGAGGAGGAGTGGAATGAAATCAGATCAGTCAAGACCAATCGGTCCCTGGACAGACCCTTGGCACATGAAGATGATAGCAGTTGGAGCCTTAACTCAATTAGAAATAGTTTGCAAACTATGCACGGATACTTTGACTCCCTGGTGGAGCTGGTGGGGGGACACAATGGTGTGTGTGAGTACCGCTGCAAAAATG AAGAACCTCCTGAACCTCGACCTGGCTACCAGCTCCCAGAACCCAACGGCTGCAGCACTTCTCTAGTGGGATTCCAG CTTGACCTGGGGATCCCTGCTATGACAAAGTGCTGTAATGAGCTTGACATCTGCTATGACACATGTGGCACAAGCAAGTACAACTGTGACTCCAAGTTTCGATTGTGTCTGTATAGCATCTGCTCTGAACTTAAGAAGAGCCTGGGCTTTGTTTCAAAAGTTCAAg CCTGTGAGTCGATGGCAGATGCTCTCTACAACACAGTGTGGTCTTTGGGTTGTAGGCCTTACATGAACAGCCAGAGGGCAGCGTGTGTCTGcaagggagaggagagggatgAACTGTGA
- the LOC137137694 gene encoding uncharacterized protein isoform X3, giving the protein MFCAFIAMSSSCKPNPWCFGSDIHRLLLAAEAGQKTDILTYYSGHLGPRSLEQNLPYRDTKQVIWKLPLSQKENPSLLTLQERCKRTQIYVKKKAEFTARSALAESEVSGSRQDQATDHSSHADSREDLSLPKIAQSSSDSSLLQSRAFSHKKYNCPSNSKQKKQLCLIRSDQEGLNNENQLKTKQQFGRKFIAKQDSWTGKNVTERHERKLQKTDYDFYVNHMMASQSPVHNMSLNTTYDGPGNSKIRELELEDAEKEVCRLDQETRRVLEEKKRMQNELQTVPVMTGPEDSDMKNTSLSGLQDSGTANLYCVQSKRVKVLNMWRENQQLEDEIKEKLLTTVTTTASERCIKVLRREIIRLIASNDRLKAVNKDLEDKINMMLNREKSSKKLRWLWDEIQCDLQTERI; this is encoded by the exons ATGTTTTGTGCCTTCATAGCCATGTCCAGCAGCTGTAAGCCAAACCCTTGGTGCTTTGGTAGCGACATCCACAGACTGCTGCTTGCTGCTGAAGCTGGTCAGAAGACGGATATTTTGACCTACTACTCAGGTCATCTGGGGCCCCGTAGCCTAGAGCAGAATCTGCCttacagagacacaaaacaggTCATCTGGAAGTTGCCTCTGagccaaaaagaaaacccaAGTCTTCTAACACTCCAGGAGAGATGTAAAAGGACACAAATCtatgtaaaaaagaaagcagagttCACTGCTCGCTCTGCTTTAGCAGAGTCTGAAGTCTCTGGCTCAAGACAAGATCAGGCTACTGATCACTCATCACAtgcagacagcagagaggatTTAAGTCTACCCAAGATAGCTCAAAGCTCTTCAGACTCTTCGCTGCTCCAGTCTAGAGCTTTTTCTCATAAAAAGTATAACTGTCCATCTAAttcaaagcagaaaaaacaactttgctTAATCCGATCTGACCAGGAAGGCTTGAATAATGAAAACCAGCTAAAGACAAAACAGCAGTTTGGCAGGAAATTCATAGCCAAGCAGGACAGCTGGACTGGAAAAAATGTTACTGAAAGACATGAGAGAAAACTACAAAAG aCAGATTATGATTTCTATGTCAACCACATGATGGCCTCCCAGTCACCTGTGCACAATATG TCACTGAATACTACATATGATGGTCCTGGCAATAGCAAAATAAGGGAACTGGAGctggaagatgctgaaaaagaGGTTTGCAGGCTAGACCAGGAGACCAGAAGAGTTctagaggaaaaaaaacg AATGCAAAATGAGTTGCAGACTGTTCCAGTTATGACAGGCCCAGAGGACAGTGACATGAAGA ATACATCTTTGTCAGGGCTGCAGGACAGTGGGACTGCCAACCTTTACTGTGTCCAGTCCAAGAGAGTTAAGGTGTTGAACATGTGGAGGGAGAACCAACAGCTGGAAGATGAGATTAAAGAGAAGCTTTTGACCACTGTTACAACCACTGCTTCTGAAAGATGTATTAAAGTCCTACGG aGAGAGATAATCAGATTGATAGCCTCAAATGACCGTCTGAAGGCAGTCAACAAG GATCTGGAAGACAAAATCAACATGATGCTGAACAGAGAGAAATCAAGCAAGAAATTAAGATG GTTGTGGGATGAAATACAGTGTGATCTGCAGACAGAGCGAATATGA
- the LOC137137694 gene encoding uncharacterized protein C6orf118-like isoform X2: MFCAFIAMSSSCKPNPWCFGSDIHRLLLAAEAGQKTDILTYYSGHLGPRSLEQNLPYRDTKQVIWKLPLSQKENPSLLTLQERCKRTQIYVKKKAEFTARSALAESEVSGSRQDQATDHSSHADSREDLSLPKIAQSSSDSSLLQSRAFSHKKYNCPSNSKQKKQLCLIRSDQEGLNNENQLKTKQQFGRKFIAKQDSWTGKNVTERHERKLQKELEKLPVQSWPCRDRLAVFSDVFDDTDYDFYVNHMMASQSPVHNMSLNTTYDGPGNSKIRELELEDAEKEVCRLDQETRRVLEEKKRMQNELQTVPVMTGPEDSDMKNTSLSGLQDSGTANLYCVQSKRVKVLNMWRENQQLEDEIKEKLLTTVTTTASERCIKVLRREIIRLIASNDRLKAVNKDLEDKINMMLNREKSSKKLRWLWDEIQCDLQTERI; the protein is encoded by the exons ATGTTTTGTGCCTTCATAGCCATGTCCAGCAGCTGTAAGCCAAACCCTTGGTGCTTTGGTAGCGACATCCACAGACTGCTGCTTGCTGCTGAAGCTGGTCAGAAGACGGATATTTTGACCTACTACTCAGGTCATCTGGGGCCCCGTAGCCTAGAGCAGAATCTGCCttacagagacacaaaacaggTCATCTGGAAGTTGCCTCTGagccaaaaagaaaacccaAGTCTTCTAACACTCCAGGAGAGATGTAAAAGGACACAAATCtatgtaaaaaagaaagcagagttCACTGCTCGCTCTGCTTTAGCAGAGTCTGAAGTCTCTGGCTCAAGACAAGATCAGGCTACTGATCACTCATCACAtgcagacagcagagaggatTTAAGTCTACCCAAGATAGCTCAAAGCTCTTCAGACTCTTCGCTGCTCCAGTCTAGAGCTTTTTCTCATAAAAAGTATAACTGTCCATCTAAttcaaagcagaaaaaacaactttgctTAATCCGATCTGACCAGGAAGGCTTGAATAATGAAAACCAGCTAAAGACAAAACAGCAGTTTGGCAGGAAATTCATAGCCAAGCAGGACAGCTGGACTGGAAAAAATGTTACTGAAAGACATGAGAGAAAACTACAAAAG GAGCTGGAGAAGCTGCCAGTGCAGAGCTGGCCCTGCAGAGACCGCCTTGCGGTGTTTAGTGACGTCTTTGATGAT aCAGATTATGATTTCTATGTCAACCACATGATGGCCTCCCAGTCACCTGTGCACAATATG TCACTGAATACTACATATGATGGTCCTGGCAATAGCAAAATAAGGGAACTGGAGctggaagatgctgaaaaagaGGTTTGCAGGCTAGACCAGGAGACCAGAAGAGTTctagaggaaaaaaaacg AATGCAAAATGAGTTGCAGACTGTTCCAGTTATGACAGGCCCAGAGGACAGTGACATGAAGA ATACATCTTTGTCAGGGCTGCAGGACAGTGGGACTGCCAACCTTTACTGTGTCCAGTCCAAGAGAGTTAAGGTGTTGAACATGTGGAGGGAGAACCAACAGCTGGAAGATGAGATTAAAGAGAAGCTTTTGACCACTGTTACAACCACTGCTTCTGAAAGATGTATTAAAGTCCTACGG aGAGAGATAATCAGATTGATAGCCTCAAATGACCGTCTGAAGGCAGTCAACAAG GATCTGGAAGACAAAATCAACATGATGCTGAACAGAGAGAAATCAAGCAAGAAATTAAGATG GTTGTGGGATGAAATACAGTGTGATCTGCAGACAGAGCGAATATGA
- the LOC137137694 gene encoding uncharacterized protein C6orf118-like isoform X1, which yields MFCAFIAMSSSCKPNPWCFGSDIHRLLLAAEAGQKTDILTYYSGHLGPRSLEQNLPYRDTKQVIWKLPLSQKENPSLLTLQERCKRTQIYVKKKAEFTARSALAESEVSGSRQDQATDHSSHADSREDLSLPKIAQSSSDSSLLQSRAFSHKKYNCPSNSKQKKQLCLIRSDQEGLNNENQLKTKQQFGRKFIAKQDSWTGKNVTERHERKLQKELEKLPVQSWPCRDRLAVFSDVFDDVCESSPVFGRILREIKTDYDFYVNHMMASQSPVHNMSLNTTYDGPGNSKIRELELEDAEKEVCRLDQETRRVLEEKKRMQNELQTVPVMTGPEDSDMKNTSLSGLQDSGTANLYCVQSKRVKVLNMWRENQQLEDEIKEKLLTTVTTTASERCIKVLRREIIRLIASNDRLKAVNKDLEDKINMMLNREKSSKKLRWLWDEIQCDLQTERI from the exons ATGTTTTGTGCCTTCATAGCCATGTCCAGCAGCTGTAAGCCAAACCCTTGGTGCTTTGGTAGCGACATCCACAGACTGCTGCTTGCTGCTGAAGCTGGTCAGAAGACGGATATTTTGACCTACTACTCAGGTCATCTGGGGCCCCGTAGCCTAGAGCAGAATCTGCCttacagagacacaaaacaggTCATCTGGAAGTTGCCTCTGagccaaaaagaaaacccaAGTCTTCTAACACTCCAGGAGAGATGTAAAAGGACACAAATCtatgtaaaaaagaaagcagagttCACTGCTCGCTCTGCTTTAGCAGAGTCTGAAGTCTCTGGCTCAAGACAAGATCAGGCTACTGATCACTCATCACAtgcagacagcagagaggatTTAAGTCTACCCAAGATAGCTCAAAGCTCTTCAGACTCTTCGCTGCTCCAGTCTAGAGCTTTTTCTCATAAAAAGTATAACTGTCCATCTAAttcaaagcagaaaaaacaactttgctTAATCCGATCTGACCAGGAAGGCTTGAATAATGAAAACCAGCTAAAGACAAAACAGCAGTTTGGCAGGAAATTCATAGCCAAGCAGGACAGCTGGACTGGAAAAAATGTTACTGAAAGACATGAGAGAAAACTACAAAAG GAGCTGGAGAAGCTGCCAGTGCAGAGCTGGCCCTGCAGAGACCGCCTTGCGGTGTTTAGTGACGTCTTTGATGATGTATGTGAAAGCTCGCCAGTATTTGGACGCATCCTGAGGGAAATTAAg aCAGATTATGATTTCTATGTCAACCACATGATGGCCTCCCAGTCACCTGTGCACAATATG TCACTGAATACTACATATGATGGTCCTGGCAATAGCAAAATAAGGGAACTGGAGctggaagatgctgaaaaagaGGTTTGCAGGCTAGACCAGGAGACCAGAAGAGTTctagaggaaaaaaaacg AATGCAAAATGAGTTGCAGACTGTTCCAGTTATGACAGGCCCAGAGGACAGTGACATGAAGA ATACATCTTTGTCAGGGCTGCAGGACAGTGGGACTGCCAACCTTTACTGTGTCCAGTCCAAGAGAGTTAAGGTGTTGAACATGTGGAGGGAGAACCAACAGCTGGAAGATGAGATTAAAGAGAAGCTTTTGACCACTGTTACAACCACTGCTTCTGAAAGATGTATTAAAGTCCTACGG aGAGAGATAATCAGATTGATAGCCTCAAATGACCGTCTGAAGGCAGTCAACAAG GATCTGGAAGACAAAATCAACATGATGCTGAACAGAGAGAAATCAAGCAAGAAATTAAGATG GTTGTGGGATGAAATACAGTGTGATCTGCAGACAGAGCGAATATGA